The window TTGGCAGAGATGCTGCTGGAAAGGGAGTCTGAACGAACAGATGTCTTTTTCGCTGGTCGGAAGCCAATCCCGTGGCCGCCGGAGCCTCTAAGGTTCGGCCTGGTGAGCGGCATTCGGGGTTACATGCGGCTCGAGGATGCGTGGTACGAGCGGAAGATGCTGAAGGATTGATGCAGAACTGATGATTGAGGTTTGTAAGCCTACTGACTCGGAGATCGAAGAGATGAAGTCTTGGCCCATCTGGGAGTGTGAGCCGTCGCAATTCCCGTGGCAATACTCCGGGACGGAAACGTGTTATTTGCTTGAAGGTAGAGTTAAGGTGTCCACCAATGACGGGGAAGTGGAATTCGGCGCCGGCGACAAGGTTGTGTTTCCTGACGGTCTATCATGTACATGGACTGTAATTGAGAAGGTCAGAAAACACTACAATATCGAATGAACTTCTCTGCGTCGAGGTCGGAAGACCTTGATGGATATGGCATCTGATTAACGGGACATATCGAACCCGGCGTGATCTTCTCTGACTACGCTGTAGTACCAGTCACAGAGGAGTGAATCAAATCTTCAGGACTGCCGCGCCGTTGAATCTACTTTCCTTCAGGTCCCTCAGAGCCATATTGGCGTCATCCAGCGGATAGACTTCAATCTCGGTCTCGATAGGGATTTCGGTCGCCAACTGTAGCAGTTCCGCGCCGTCATCGAAAGTAGCGTTGGCCGCGGTTGTGATTGTCCGTTCACCGTATAGCAGGTCATAGGGGAATTCGGGAATGGGCGTCATGTGAATACC is drawn from Candidatus Neomarinimicrobiota bacterium and contains these coding sequences:
- a CDS encoding cupin domain-containing protein; its protein translation is MIEVCKPTDSEIEEMKSWPIWECEPSQFPWQYSGTETCYLLEGRVKVSTNDGEVEFGAGDKVVFPDGLSCTWTVIEKVRKHYNIE